A window of Halobellus sp. LT62 contains these coding sequences:
- a CDS encoding alcohol dehydrogenase catalytic domain-containing protein: MRAAALTDVGSIDVQERERPTPADDEVVVRIGACGVCMTDYHMYHGTFDVETPMVPGHESAGTVVDVGSAVERYDSGDRVAINPTVPCNACSYCKHGETHLCENNTSIGGAADTVLDGAFAEYVRVPHTNVEDIGTMSFTQASLAEPLACGLHGVSKVDCAPGDGVAIIGAGPIGLLLLQAFRNVGAAPIVVSELDDDRRALAADLGADATVDPDAVSDPVSAIKRAANGPVDVGVEAIGLVPTIEQANAVTAKGGSTLIFGVPKEDARIDVSPFDVFFDEVGYRGSYSLTTEDFERAVTLLEHDRIATDPLITDHVGLDDLPETFERMENTEGLKHVVVPSSE, encoded by the coding sequence ATGCGGGCGGCGGCATTGACGGACGTCGGTTCGATCGACGTGCAAGAGCGCGAGCGACCGACGCCGGCCGACGACGAGGTAGTGGTTCGAATCGGTGCGTGTGGGGTCTGTATGACCGACTACCACATGTACCACGGGACGTTCGACGTCGAGACGCCGATGGTTCCGGGCCACGAGAGCGCGGGGACGGTTGTCGATGTCGGGAGCGCAGTCGAGAGATACGACTCCGGAGATCGGGTGGCGATCAATCCGACGGTCCCTTGCAACGCCTGTTCGTACTGTAAACACGGCGAGACGCATCTCTGTGAGAACAACACGAGTATCGGTGGTGCCGCCGACACCGTCCTCGACGGCGCGTTCGCGGAGTACGTACGTGTCCCACACACGAACGTCGAAGACATCGGAACGATGTCGTTCACGCAAGCCTCGCTGGCGGAACCGTTGGCATGTGGGCTTCACGGTGTCTCAAAGGTCGACTGCGCGCCGGGAGACGGCGTCGCGATCATCGGCGCGGGCCCGATCGGACTGCTCCTGCTACAGGCGTTCCGCAACGTCGGTGCCGCTCCGATCGTCGTCTCCGAACTCGACGACGATCGCCGGGCACTCGCCGCCGATCTCGGCGCTGACGCGACCGTCGATCCCGACGCCGTTTCGGATCCGGTTTCGGCGATCAAACGGGCCGCGAACGGCCCCGTCGACGTCGGCGTGGAGGCGATCGGTCTCGTGCCGACGATCGAGCAGGCGAACGCTGTGACCGCGAAGGGCGGCTCGACCCTCATCTTCGGTGTGCCCAAAGAAGACGCGCGGATAGACGTCAGTCCGTTCGACGTGTTCTTCGACGAGGTAGGCTATCGGGGATCGTATTCGCTCACAACCGAAGACTTCGAGCGGGCGGTGACGCTGCTCGAACACGATCGGATAGCGACGGACCCACTGATCACCGACCACGTCGGACTCGATGACCTCCCCGAGACGTTTGAGCGGATGGAGAACACCGAGGGGTTGAAACACGTCGTTGTGCCGAGTTCGGAATGA
- a CDS encoding IclR family transcriptional regulator, with amino-acid sequence MPIYRKAKEAVDNLAAATGETATLFLRENEAAIPIYIADGDAEWTAPFILGEALPLHANAPGKCLLSLLSDEDLESVLSSSELTSFTDATTTDSDELLAEIRRIRDDGIAFCRGEHYEGVVGVAAPISLADDDRSTALGVIGPVSRLNGRYLEEDITGQVLSTTKSVEVDLAST; translated from the coding sequence GTGCCGATCTATCGGAAAGCAAAGGAAGCCGTGGACAATTTAGCGGCCGCAACGGGGGAGACAGCCACGTTGTTCCTCAGAGAGAACGAGGCGGCGATTCCGATATACATCGCCGACGGCGACGCCGAGTGGACTGCGCCGTTCATACTCGGCGAAGCGTTGCCGCTACACGCTAACGCACCGGGGAAGTGCCTCCTATCATTGCTGTCAGACGAGGACCTCGAGTCAGTGCTTTCGAGCTCCGAGTTGACCTCGTTCACCGATGCGACCACCACTGACAGCGACGAACTCCTCGCCGAGATCAGGCGGATCCGTGATGACGGCATAGCGTTCTGCAGAGGTGAACACTACGAGGGCGTGGTGGGCGTCGCTGCGCCGATCTCACTCGCAGACGACGACCGATCGACCGCGCTCGGGGTGATCGGGCCTGTCAGCCGGCTAAACGGTCGATACCTAGAGGAGGACATTACCGGACAGGTGCTCAGTACGACGAAATCGGTAGAAGTTGATCTCGCTAGCACGTGA